The following are from one region of the Arachis duranensis cultivar V14167 chromosome 10, aradu.V14167.gnm2.J7QH, whole genome shotgun sequence genome:
- the LOC107468336 gene encoding malate dehydrogenase, chloroplastic, with the protein MAAVAASATAPTFTVGITHRGTSLPRSSPLGGLRFNSQNPLKNFCGLKASSSVTLESQLSFSGKETVSALRASFASKAQTQDRTIHYNLQPQASFRVAVLGAAGGIGQPLALLIKMSPLVSDLHLYDIANVKGVAADISHCNTPSQVRDFTGAAELANCLKGVDVVVIPAGVPRKPGMTRDDLFNINAGIVRDLVSAVADNCPGAFIHIISNPVNSTVPIAAEVLKQKGVYDPKKLFGVTTLDVVRANTFVAQRKNLKLIDVDVPVVGGHAGITILPLLSKTKPSASFTDEEIEELTVRIQNAGTEVVEAKAGAGSATLSMAYAAARFVESSLRALDGDGDVYECSFVQSDLTELPFFASRVKLGRKGVEALIPSDLIGLIEYEQKALEALKPELKASIEKGIAFAQKQTVAA; encoded by the coding sequence ATGGCGGCGGTGGCGGCTTCAGCAACAGCGCCTACCTTCACCGTTGGAATCACCCACAGAGGAACCTCCCTCCCTCGATCGAGTCCTCTCGGAGGACTTAGGTTTAACTCGCAGAACCCCCTTAAGAATTTCTGCGGCCTCAAGGCATCATCTTCCGTGACATTGGAGTCCCAATTATCGTTCTCCGGCAAAGAAACCGTTTCCGCCCTCCGAGCATCTTTTGCATCCAAGGCGCAAACGCAAGACAGGACTATCCACTACAATCTTCAGCCTCAGGCATCGTTCAGAGTCGCCGTTCTCGGTGCCGCCGGAGGGATTGGCCAGCCTCTCGCTCTGCTCATCAAGATGTCCCCGCTGGTTTCTGATTTGCACCTTTATGATATTGCCAATGTCAAGGGTGTTGCTGCTGACATCAGCCACTGTAACACGCCTTCGCAGGTCAGGGATTTCACCGGAGCTGCTGAGTTGGCTAATTGTTTGAAAGgggttgatgttgttgttatCCCCGCCGGAGTTCCAAGGAAGCCGGGGATGACTCGCGACGACCTTTTCAACATCAATGCCGGCATTGTTAGGGATTTGGTTTCGGCGGTGGCCGATAATTGCCCCGGTGCTTTTATTCACATCATCAGTAATCCGGTGAACTCCACGGTGCCTATTGCGGCCGAGGTTCTGAAGCAGAAGGGTGTGTATGATCCTAAGAAGCTCTTTGGTGTTACTACCTTGGATGTTGTCAGGGCAAACACATTTGTTGCTCAGAGGAAGAACCTGAAGCTGATTGATGTTGATGTCCCTGTTGTTGGGGGCCATGCTGGGATTACCATACTTCCCCTGCTGTCGAAGACAAAGCCCTCCGCGAGTTTCACTGATGAAGAGATTGAAGAGTTAACTGTTAGGATTCAGAATGCAGGAACAGAAGTTGTTGAAGCAAAGGCTGGTGCCGGATCTGCTACTCTGTCTATGGCATATGCGGCTGCTAGATTCGTTGAGTCGTCTCTTCGTGCTCTCGATGGAGATGGGGACGTGTATGAGTGCTCGTTTGTACAATCAGACCTGACTGAGCTTCCATTTTTTGCTTCAAGGGTCAAACTCGGCCGGAAAGGAGTTGAGGCTTTGATTCCATCTGATCTCATAGGGTTGATTGAATATGAACAGAAGGCTTTGGAAGCACTTAAGCCGGAACTTAAGGCCAGCATCGAAAAGGGGATTGCTTTTGCTCAGAAGCAAACGGTTGCTGCTTAA
- the LOC107468234 gene encoding mavicyanin-like, translating into MANLFRSCSLLLSVSLIIILCVQSRVNCTEFEVGGHDGWIVPKSRDNDQMYNQWASQNRFKVDDTLRFKYSKDSVLVVSEEEYESCRSTKPLFFSNNGDTVFKFEHPGVYYFISGVRGHCDKGQKMIVKVLAVHNPKPEPPHSHSPAPAPAFTPASTPAPSPSHHSNAARPIPLLSITNLSLFLILLVPMLFT; encoded by the exons ATGGCCAATTTATTCAGAAGTTGTTCATTATTACTTTCGGTTTCCTTGATTATTATATTGTGTGTGCAATCAAGAGTAAATTGTACTGAATTTGAAGTTGGGGGTCACGATGGCTGGATTGTTCCTAAGTCAAGAGACAACGATCAAATGTATAACCAATGGGCATCCCAGAACAGATTCAAAGTTGATGACACTCTTC GTTTCAAGTACTCTAAAGATTCGGTGTTGGTGGTGAGTGAAGAGGAGTATGAAAGCTGCAGATCCACTAAGCCACTATTCTTCTCCAACAATGGTGACACTGTCTTCAAATTTGAGCATCCTGGAGTGTACTACTTCATTAGCGGAGTTAGGGGCCACTGTGACAAGGGCCAGAAAATGATTGTTAAGGTTTTGGCCGTACATAATCCAAAGCCAGAGCCACCACATTCACACTCACCAGCACCAGCACCAGCATTTACACCTGCATCTACACCTGCACCTTCTCCTTCTCATCATTCTAATGCTGCAAGACCAATCCCTCTTCTCAGCATAACTAACTTGTCGCTCTTTCTTATCTTACTTGTTCCCATGCTTTTTACCTGA
- the LOC107468233 gene encoding mavicyanin-like: MGNRFRSCSLLFSISLIIILCVPSRVNCTEFEVGGHNGWVVPKSRNNDQMYNQWASQNKFKVDDTLRFKYSKDSVLVVSEEEYESCRSTKPMFFSNNGDTVFKFEHPGVYYFISGVSGHCDRGQKMIVKVLAEHNPKPEPLYSHSAAPAPAPAFTSAPSPSHHSRAARSIPLLSITNLPLFLILLVFVLFA; this comes from the exons ATGGGCAATCGATTCAGAAGTtgttcattattattttcgattTCCTTGATTATTATATTGTGTGTGCCGTCAAGAGTGAATTGTACTGAGTTTGAAGTTGGGGGTCACAATGGCTGGGTTGTTCCTAAGTCAAGAAACAACGATCAAATGTATAATCAATGGGCATCCCAAAACAAATTCAAAGTTGATGACACTCTTC GTTTCAAGTATTCTAAAGATTCGGTGTTGGTGGTGAGTGAAGAGGAGTATGAAAGCTGCAGATCCACGAAGCCAATGTTCTTCTCTAACAATGGTGACACTGTTTTTAAATTTGAGCATCCTGGAGTGTACTACTTCATTAGCGGGGTTAGCGGCCACTGTGACAGAGGACAGAAAATGATTGTCAAGGTTTTGGCCGAACATAATCCAAAGCCAGAGCCACTATATTCACACTCAGCGGCACCGGCACCGGCACCAGCATTTACATCTGCACCTTCTCCTTCTCATCATTCTCGTGCGGCAAGATCAATTCCTCTCCTCAGCATAACCAACTTGCCGCTCTTTCTTATCTTACTTGTTTTCGTgctttttgcttga
- the LOC107468375 gene encoding calmodulin-binding receptor kinase CaMRLK-like produces the protein MNPFFYRFLILLALFSLVESSSSCSSNNRDHELVLKAFQYVSGFKPSWFQTTHQPSSSSSNCSVQESSPIIKNIELPSRNLSGNISWSYLKNMSNLQVLDLSGNSLQGQVSNMLWATPNLLVVNLSRNRFGGTIAFNQLTTVSSSLQVLNLSHNRLTNQVHLSGFTNLKTLDLSHNHLGTLPSGFQNLKKLQHLDLSNCNIEGPVKQVSSLHSLTYLDLSNNTLNGTFPSDFPPLNTIKFLNISHNNFIKSTELSPNKYKKFGQSAFINAGNNFHLNFNASNLHSKKQHHQPPMQPTNNKHHKHKSKHKTVLLVAASCASGVVLVLSLSACMLRCYCRKKEEAKRNKWAISKPVALTSIKMEKSGPFAFETESGTSWVADLKEPSSAAVVMFEKPLMSLTFKDLMSATSHFGKDSQLAEGRCGPVYRAVLPGDIHVAIKVLENARDVDHDDAVNIFVDLSRLKHPNLLPLSGYCIAGKEKLVMYEFMSNGDLGRWLHELPTGDTNVEDWSGDTWEIQNGIASHEKMAWPTRHRIAVGMARGLAFLHHAGSRPVVHGHLVTSNILLSDDFEPRIADFGLRKFGQEQNAPNCSTETDVYCFGVVLMELLTGRHGTAETVVSVRKLVREGHGVRALDERLGFGDSEAEMVESLRVAYLCTAESPAKRPTMQQVLGLLKDIHPSGGLDCYYRRWQNWQLSF, from the exons ATGAACCCCTTCTTTTACAGATTCTTGATTCTCCTTGCTCTGTTTTCTCTCGtggaatcttcttcatcatGCAGCAGCAACAATAGAGACCACGAGCTTGTCTTAAAAGCCTTCCAATATGTCTCTGGATTCAAACCTTCATGGTTCCAAACAACACAccaaccttcttcttcttcttctaactGTTCGGTACAAGAGTCATCTCCCATTATTAAGAACATAGAGCTTCCTTCAAGAAACTTAAGCGGCAATATCTCATGGAGCTACCTAAAGAACATGTCAAACCTGCAAGTTCTCGATCTCTCCGGAAATTCCCTGCAAGGCCAAGTATCAAACATGTTGTGGGCAACTCCAAACTTGTTAGTAGTAAACCTCTCCAGAAACAGGTTCGGAGGAACCATTGCTTTCAACCAACTCACAACCGTTTCATCATCGCTTCAAGTTCTGAACCTCTCACACAACAGGCTCACCAATCAGGTTCACCTCTCCGGTTTCACAAACCTCAAAACCCTCGACCTTTCTCACAACCACCTTGGAACCTTACCTTCGGGGTTCCAGAACCTCAAAAAACTCCAACACCTCGATCTCTCTAACTGCAACATCGAAGGACCAGTGAAACAAGTCTCTTCCCTTCACTCACTCACCTACCTCGACCTCTCTAACAACACGTTGAATGGAACCTTCCCTTCAGATTTCCCTCCATTGAACACCATCAAGTTCCTCAACATCTCACACaacaacttcatcaaatccacaGAACTAAGCCCAAACAAGTACAAGAAGTTCGGCCAATCGGCGTTCATAAACGCCGGCAACAACTTCCACTTGAACTTCAACGCATCCAACCTCCATTCAAAGAAGCAACACCACCAACCACCAATGCAACCAACTAATAacaaacaccacaagcacaAGTCAAAACACAAAACCGTTTTGCTTGTGGCGGCATCGTGTGCTTCAGGGGTAGTTTTGGTATTGTCGTTGAGCGCGTGCATGTTACGGTGTTACTGtaggaagaaggaagaggcgAAGAGGAACAAGTGGGCCATATCGAAACCTGTAGCGTTGACGAGCATCAAGATGGAGAAATCAGGGCCGTTCGCCTTCGAGACGGAGTCAGGGACGTCATGGGTGGCTGACCTGAAAGAACCGTCGTCGGCCGCCGTCGTGATGTTCGAGAAGCCGTTGATGAGTTTGACTTTCAAGGACTTGATGAGTGCCACGTCACACTTCGGTAAAGACTCACAGCTTGCTGAGGGTAGATGTGGGCCCGTGTACCGAGCTGTTCTACCAGGAGATATCCACGTGGCAATCAAGGTTTTGGAAAACGCAAGAGACGTTGATCACGATGACGCTGTCAACATCTTCGTTGACCTCTCCAGGCTGAAGCACCCTAACCTCTTGCCCCTCTCCGGTTACTGCATTGCAG GGAAGGAGAAGCTGGTGATGTATGAGTTCATGTCAAACGGGGATTTAGGTAGGTGGTTACACGAGCTACCAACGGGTGACACCAACGTGGAAGATTGGAGTGGTGACACGTGGGAGATTCAAAACGGTATCGCGTCACATGAAAAGATGGCTTGGCCAACACGACACCGTATCGCCGTTGGTATGGCGCGTGGTCTCGCATTCCTCCACCACGCCGGATCCAGGCCTGTCGTTCACGGCCACCTGGTAACATCTAATATTTTACTCTCTGATGACTTCGAACCACGAATCGCTGATTTCGGGTTGAGGAAATTCGGGCAGGAACAGAACGCGCCGAATTGCAGCACCGAGACTGACGTGTACTGCTTCGGTGTGGTGCTGATGGAGCTTCTGACGGGACGGCATGGCACGGCGGAGACAGTGGTGTCGGTGAGGAAGCTTGTTAGGGAGGGCCACGGTGTTCGCGCGTTGGATGAGAGGCTCGGATTCGGTGACTCAGAGGCTGAGATGGTGGAGAGCCTCCGAGTCGCGTATCTTTGCACCGCCGAGTCGCCGGCGAAGAGACCCACCATGCAGCAGGTCTTGGGTCTTCTCAAGGACATTCATCCGAGTGGCGGACTCGACTGTTACTATAGGAGGTGGCAAAATTGGCAATtgagtttttga